From Perca flavescens isolate YP-PL-M2 chromosome 19, PFLA_1.0, whole genome shotgun sequence:
tgattttaagtacattttgttaaTGCAAGTATGTACACTTAACATGTTTGGGCAGCAAGGACTGTATCCAACAGTTGATGTTTTTGGTAAATGCTGTTCTCAGGcctacctgctgctgctgctgtctctgTTGGTTGGCTTTCTGTTTGGCACGTCGCTCCAGAAACTGTTTGGCGAACTCTTTGGCTTCCACTGTGTCCCCTAGATAGGACCGGATGAAGTCCAGTACTGCATAGGGAGACTCCACCTCCTTCAGGTATGCCACAATTGTGGCAACTTAATAAagacaaagttgaaataattaagTAATTACTAGTAAGTACCTCAATGTGTTGCATTTTTAACACATAGCAATCAGCTTTCCAAGTGTAGGGTTCATTTTCATTACCCTTGACATTGCTAAACACATCAAAGCTGAGCAGCCTACCATCCAGAGAGGACGAGGAGTTGTTGGCAGAGGTGTTGAGAGCGTGCAGCATCTGTTCACACCAGGTAGTGAAGCCGTCCTGAGGCTTCATGCCCTGCAGCAGCTTCAGcagcttctcctcctcttccgtCCGCTTACGACGCATCATGTACTGATCACTGCAGATGACATACAGGGTTCAGTGCCCATTGATTATGTTTATCAActaaaattcacacacacaaatgaatatCACAGTACTATCTACCACAgaagtgtgtggggggggggtagaGTATTTTAACAGGCTATCACTTATTCCTTTGGCGTGCATAAATAACTAGTTTATTGAATCTGGCCTCATGTACCTGAGTGAAGGGCTGCTGCGGCTGTTCTTCAAGCccatgttgttgttgctgttgccaCGCAGGCCGGTTTGGTTCTTCACAGCCTCGTCCCACATGCCCATGCTGCCTGAAGAGCTTCCACTGCCGCCCTTACCCTCCATACCTCCAGGCCCACCCCACATACCAACACCATCCACCCACTGCCCTCCCATGGAGGAGCTCCCCATTGACATGCCGGAGTGCTGGAATCAGATAGAGAAATCATTTTTAACAAATTGTAATAATTTCCTATTGGCATACTCTACAATGGGAGGACTTTCATTGCTGAAACTCACGCggtctctctgctgctgtctctgttgctgctgctgcttcaggaGCCTCTCTGCCTCCTGCTGCATTTCCAGCAGAGCCAGAGCCGGGGGCTTTCCTGATTTGGATAGCCCAGAGGAGGGAGCCCCGCTCCAGCCTGAGCCGCTTGCCCCAGGACCCTGCTGCTGGGGGGCCTGCTGCAGCAACTTCATGATCAGTTCCTGCTGCTGACGACACTAAAAGGAAGATACGACAGAGGTCAGCACTTTAAAGCGGTAATTTATTACTCTGTGAAAACCGTTTAAAGCCACCTAACAGCCATTCTTATTGCATTTCATCTTTGAACTGAACCATGTGATAATCAAGTTATATTTCATATGATAACCAATAGTGTTCTCTAACTTGATGACATTAACTCAAAAATTAAAAGAcaattttgtttaaaatgttttgcagtTTTTATGAGCCAAGCCTGTAACataaaaaaaccaaacatttcttgttaaaaaaaataaataaaataagacatttcGATTTTCAGtttacaaaatctgaaaaaaactgTTAATATTTGTGAAAGGGAAATATACATCACTCTTCAACTCACCTGCTTGCGTCTGAAGAGCTCCTCCTCAtccctcctcttttgctcctcctgttgcctcctcttctcctccctcctcttacgctgctcctcctcctcgcgCTTTGCCCTGAGTTCAGCGTCTCGCCTCTCCTGCTGGAGCTGGAGGGAAAACATCAGGAGTCAAACGAAAGGCATACGCTTAGATTAGaataagcaacaaaaaaggTTTTACTCTATCTTGGTTTTACATCTGACCCCTTTTGATTACGGTTATTGTGCCTGCTAGCATTGCTAGCAACGTGTCCAGCTAGCAATTAAACAGCAATGCGACAGTGAGGACATGTACATATAACCTAAAAAGAAACTTAGCAAAATGTAGATGTAATTTGGCCTTCTAAGCAGAAGTCTCACAACTGAACCCACCTTTTGAAGCTGTTCGAGAGTTGGACCCTGAGTAGAAGGATTCATTGTTATGTCCCAAAGACTGGCTTCACCGCCTACATGGAAATAAAATTGGGTTATTTCAGCATCATATAAAAAAGGTACAGACATGTGTTGTCATTGTGTACACATCCAGGTGCAGTCTAGAATGTACCTGACGGCTGTGAAGCTGAGGTATGCATGTCCCACATGGACCCTGTATCTGGCACTGACATCGACCTGTTCATCGAAGGCATCATACCCTGCTCACTGCACCTGGAACAAGCAAAGCAAAGTCAAACACTGAAAGTAAAGTCCGAAGTCAACATCTCCTctgtaaaatgacagaaactaGGTCTCAAACAcaaatgaatgtacagtagtccAGACATGTAAGGTGAAACCTATATCCCCCCCATAGGCCGACCTGTTAATGAGCTGGAATAGCTGCTGCTGTTGGAGCTGCTGATAAAGAGCTGCTGCCGCCAGCTCCTGTTGCTTTTTCAGTCGGTCCTGGTCCAGGTTTCCCTGAAAAGAAGACAGCGATCACAAGTCAATACAACGCAAACacaaaacaccaaaacacaGCTATCCATATGTTGTGGGATAATGCTAAGAAAGACAAGATGAAGAAAGATTTGTTACAAATGAACCATACAGGAATTGTGCATTCCCATAAGATTATGTAAAATGTAACATGCTGTTATAGATGCAAAAACATCTCAACTGTGTCACGTTCATAGGTAATCAGGAACACATGACAATATCTGTAGTGTTACATTACAGCATTAAATACAGGTATGGAACCTGCCCTGTTCTGCTCCACTTTTTTTGAAGCTTTCATGCAACCAGTCACTTTTACTGGAGGGCCACTGCATTATATGGTTTCATGACTGTGGTGTAAATATTGATAAATGAAGAtagatattattataatatactaACTGTAACACAATAAAATGACATGTCTCAAAATCAGGTGGGGTCAATTTTCAGAAATCTTGCATGTTAAATTGAATTTGAATGAATCATTGGTCTTTTACCGTAACCTGTCTATCAATCTTCCCTCTCCTCTGCATCCTCCCCTCCCCATCCTCTACGTTGGCTGAGCTCTGACTCACAGTCCCGGCGGGCCCTCGGGTGGGCTGCGGGCGCTGCGTTGTTGGTGGCTGTCTCACCAGCAGGGGCGGCGGGGAGGGCCCTGGGGCGAAGGGCACGCGGCCCCACATCTTGATGACGTCGCCAAGGGGTTGGAAGCCCTCGTCGCAGCCCCGCTTCACCAGAAGGGTCATGGTGAAGTAGCCAGCCTGGAACCACTCGCACATCTCCACTGTGGTGAATGGACCTGGTAGCGGGTGGGATAGACATATTTATGAATCAATATGCTGTGCTTGCATGTATGAGTGTAAGACCAACAGTAAATGCCACGGTGTGCGAGTATACCCTGGATCTCTCCCTGTGGGTCCTTGTAGAACCACTTCATGGCGGCCTCATGAGACAGTGGCAGAGCAGCTGCTGTGTTCCTgctctcctgctgctgcagcgCCTGGGTGAAACACTCCTCCTCCAAAGAAGTGTCCTGCAGTGATGCCACCATCCTCTCTGCCtcctacacgcacacacacaggctgtcaATACACCAGCACATCCTGGCAAGTTCACTTGTGGACAGAGCATTTAGCTTGGGTCTTTTAATTCAGCTTAACCATCAGGTGGATCTGCCATGACGGATATGAtccaaataaaagaaataaaaaatgggggTACATTTCATAGATTCTGTTTTATTCACAGTAGTGACTCTAGAATATCCTGTagcaaaataatcattagttgatTAGAGTTAAATGTGCTTCCTGTTACAGTTAGATTACGTTTCTGAGACCGCTGCTTGAACTGGGCCTCCTGTTGTTCCTACCTGCTGCAGGTGCTTCATGCCCTCGTCATCCTCTGCGTCTCCTCCAGGTGGAGGGTGGAGAGGAGCAACAGAggaagggggtgggggaggcAGACTGGAAGAGGTGGGGGCGCTAGGGCTCAGCTGGGCCTTGGAGCCCCCTATCGGAGCCATGtctgacacaaaaacaacaagaaacGTTAGTAAAACAATGGGCCCTATTTTTAGTGTTTCTATTTATGGGATGGTGATGCTGGATGTGGCGGGTAGAGCCACCTACTGGCTCTGTATCAGATACAGCAGGAACAGCGGGGCCAGTAAACAAGATATTAAGTGACTCGGGTAAACAGATTAtatatcaaaacaaaacatcaaCGTCACTAGTTTCCTCCTACACACTCGTGAGACTAAAAGAGATTGGCTGAATGCAAGAAAAAGGTACTTtactgtcacatacacatacatgtagcgaaattcattctctgcatttaacccatccctcaagggagcagtgggcagccatttacagtgcccagggaccaactccagagCTGAgtcagtgccttgatcaagggcactgactggagaacctagtacatgttttttgatggtgggggaaaccggagcacccggaggaaacccacaaaaaacatggggagaacatgcaaactctaTTACTTTATAACAATCAGATATAGTACTGGTTGCTCCTGTGCttctattaaaaaataaataaagcacaaGCCCATATTTCTATGAAATCTATTTCTCAAtttcaaaaaaaatttttttaaactgatccACTGACAGAAAGTGAAAAAATGCTATTTGGCTGTTTAATGGTTGAAACCTTGACACTGGcaataatttgaaaaaaaagcagggtATGACTAATGGTGGCCTTCCTGCAAGCATGTGACAAACACTGATGCCTTTAGTTTCTTAACTGCAAACTcaaaagggctgaaaaaggtgaggtttctgttgcctctaatgtcgaaatccacgttgctaatcggtctggtagataactgtcgttaaggcaccggtgccgtattatcACCGGGTCTTGGACAACTCGCCccccaaataaaaactcttaGGATCTACACAATTcatgtggatgacattttcccattcaaaatggCGATTTTCGCcaaaaagcgactagtttgcaggtatgtagtTTGCTACTTAATTCAAACTCATTGCTCAATGAAAAGCATAGTAACGTTGCTAATTAAATCAGTTTTTGTCGTACACATGTctacttacacacaaaaacatggaataAGGCGTACCTTCACTGGGCATGCTGCTGGCCTTGACAGGGTGGCTGTTGTTTAGCTGAGAATTGTCCACCGCTGGGCCAGCGTTGCTGGACCGAGGCTCCAGAGTTGGAGGTGTACAGTTTTGGAGagctggaggagaggaggaaggtgaCGCTGGTTTTGTCTCGCCTTCCCCTACTGCAGAGCCACATTCTTTACTCTCTGTGAGGTGAGAGCGgaggaaaggaagaagaaaaaaaaaaaacattaagtgAAATGCCAAAATCAATAGTTATTGATGCTGGGCTTGTGATcaactagaaaaaaaaactgtatggACAAAGTGCAAACAATATGCTGTTGTGCACATTTACGATGCATTTATGATCTATTTCCTCACGTTTTATTAACATTCCAAttttgcttttaaatcaatTGATCATTGAACATGTATGCAACAATAAGGCTGGCATAGAAAACCCTATGTATTCCAAAAACATTCTAAAACCATACTTTAAAGAAAAGATGAAGTCTCTCCTCACCATTGTCTTTGTCTCCTTCAGCACTGTTCCTCTCAATGTCAGCGAagttctcctcttcttcttcctcctctatCCCCTTAAACTCAAACTCGTCCTCCAGGATTGTCTCCTTGCCACCCTTCTGACAGAAAACGACCAAGAGAAGTAGAGGAAACGAAAGAGTGTTAAAAATCCTGACATTTATGAGGGctgacaataaaataaatatactggCTGAAACACAAGATGATCCTGTGTAAAGACTTTACTAAAACAAGAACTTCACTCACAGAGTCTGCTATTGTGAATATGTTTATAATACCAGGGGttgaaaataattgaaaaacACACCTTCATAGTCATGAAAGCTCCAGAGGAGTCAAACGTGCCCATCTCCCCGTCCTCCTCGTCTGTACACCACTCTGGCAGGCCATCCCTGTCATCCTCTTGTCCCTCACTGCCTGCACGCCGGCGGCCACCACCATGACCCTCGGAGTCCCGGAAATCGAAATCAAACTTCCGACGACGACTCTCCCCTGGACCAGTATGCTCTCGCCAGCCTGCTGAGCGAGGACCACCATCTGACAAAGAGTTGACCGCCATCAGTGAGGATACTGTCATAAGCAAGTCAGGAAAAGATCAATGAAACAGAGTAGGTTCCTACTTACCAAAAATATACAGTGACAAGGTTTCATAGGAGTAACGCATTGCCAAGTTACAGCGGTTGCCCAGACAATCATGTAGTCATGACTTGGGGGTCTTATACCCCACCTGTCGTAGTGCAGCTCTGTTTCAGCCCAGTAAAACCCTACTGTGTCTTTTAGAAATCACCAACTGCCACTAGATGTCACTATAGCTTCTGTTTAAGTTAAACCTGCTGCACACATTGTCACAACTGATCTTCGATTGTATGGAGTAAGGACTGAGGCCTACTCTTAAGTGTGAACCAACACAGTGTGTCATTACTCTAATTTGAATGGTCACATCCACCTTTTTAATTCCCTAAAGCCACAGTGTATTACTGATTTACAGTAACGACAAATCTTAAATCGTACGATATAATGATATGTAATATACCCATTACATACTTAAGTAGGTAAGTAAGCACTTAGTCAAGAACTGAACTGGAAAAATGTGACTTTGAGTTTAGCTGCATTTCAGCTGAGTCAATGAGTCTTTTGACAAAGCAATTGCACTGAAATTAGCAGCAAACTAAAACTAAGAGTAAactaaactagggctgggcaatacggaaaataaataaaatatcacaatatttttgatatattgtgatatatatatatacctataTATACCTCAATAtagatattgcggcgatattgttgGGGTTGAcatttggtgctttcacaaaattgttttacaatgagattttagatataTAATCATCAGTTAACGTGGATTTAATGACTATGTGGGTGaaggaaaataatagaacagctagaacagtctggaaagtttacaaaatgacattttactgtaatgcagcttgtAAAACCaagaaagacaacacttgttTCATATTACACCAAGCTAATGTGTGGTGAGCGTCTGGCGTCGTAAGGCTGCCGTGCATTACCCAGGTGGGCGCTACACATTGGTGATGTTAGAAAGTAGTCCCCCCCCCAAAGCgttttgagtgtctatgataaagcgctatataaatgtaatgaattattacaatatccagtatatttaagacaatatctagtctcatatcacaatatcgatataatattgatatattgcccagccctacgttAAACCCCTGAAACCACCAGTTTAATAAACCCTTTGCCTCCATACTGGTGAACAAAACCATATCAAGAGTGTTTGGACTGCCACatgcattttaaaacaaaaataaattatgatgcctttgctttttcttgtgtacagctttcattttaaacataaacaagAGTTTGAGGCAGCactgcaataaataaataaatgtttgtgtttatcGTACCATCCCTGCGGGCTCCAGCAAGTCTCCAGTTAGTGCCCGgctccaccccctcctcctcctcctgctcctcccgGAGGATGCGCCAGTTATCGCTGTCAGCCCTTGTGTACTCCTTCCTTCCTGGAACCACGGGACCCACAGTCTCTTCAAAGCCAGGACGCCCCACCTCCCGCCGCAGCGGCTTCTCAAATCGACGCTCACCCCTGAGGAAGGGGGGTGAGAAACCAAACAATCGCAAAAAAATAGGTCATTTTTATCTTTAAGAAATTTGCAATATATGCCTTATATAAGCAATATAAGCCCCCTGGAGACATCATTTATAGGACTTCAAGTAGTGTTTGCTGGGTTTTTCTTACCGGTCATCCCAGCTCTGGCTGCGGTGTATCTCTCGGACGCTGCGTCCGAAACCCACCTCCGCTTCTTCAATACTTCTTTGGTAGAATCCACCTTCACCACGACCTCGTCCTgattatatacacacaaagaAGAGGGTGTTTAtatttattatcatcatcatctgaaTGAGAGAACTTGTGATAAGCCAGTTGGGATTGTTTCACTCACTCGCTACAGTCAGATGTGCTCCTCTCTTTTAAATCAACCTaatatttaaaacttttttttttaataattgaacAAACACTTTTATAACTTAACAAGCCCTGTACCTATATTTAATTAGCTTGCATTTCTTTCAAGCTGCAAACAgccacacacaagcacataaaATATGAAACCCACACAGCATCATTCTTTCAAGTGGTTTCCTTGGATGTCCTGAACCGGACGGCTAGTGTTTACATTGGCCTTTTATATGCACAGAGTGGTGTGTGTGCACAAGGTGATTTCATCAGCCCTGTGGCTTTAGACAGGTGTGGCTGGACAAAAGAAGGACTATTTAGACAGGCCAAGAGGAAGTGTGCTGCATCAAGATGGTGGAAGAAAAGGGGGAAATAAACACTTCAGTGGTTGGCTTGAATAAACTGTTTTACTTTCCCTGGATAACAGCCATTGTAGTTTCAGCCAAGGGTTTTGGGCAGCATTTCTGTTGCTGTTGGACTCATGTTAGATAGAGCACAAGTGGTTGTGGATTCATGAGTGCACTTAGGCTGAATCAATGCAGTTTCTCTTCTAATGGGTGTCTGGGAGGGTTTTTTTGCCCTTAGTTTTTACCTCGACCACCTCGCGTGGCCCCTCGTCCTCTGACCACTCCAGCTGGGGCAGCCCCGCCCACCCCTTTTCCCATGAGCCTCAGCACCGCCACACTGTTCACAGACATGGAGAAGTTCCTCTGCAGAGAGAGAATGGAAAGAGCACAAGGGAGGAATGTGAGGAATGTGAACTCACAGCCACATTTGTCAACTAACAGAACTGCTCGCTTTGAAACTGAGGTCGTATCGCAATGGGATATGGCATGACGAGCCAAAAGAGTTCAACATTTGAAGGTATCAGTGTATTTGTGGATGTGCGTTTGTGGCAGACCTGCTCCTCCTCAGTGAGAGGCACCAGTGCCAGTGGCTGCATGGGCTCATCTTGCAGAATAGCAGCAAACTCCTTATCCTGCATGTCCTCTGGGacctaaaaacaacaacaacaataataataataataataataataataataataggcatTTAGGATGACATTACTATCTATCAAAAACAATTTTGGCTTCGAAAAACAACTGACCTAcaaacaggtttttattttggaGCATGGGAAAGTCAATAGAAGTTTAAGTGCTGGTGTTTAAAAAGTGCTTGATCCCTTTTAACTTACTCAACTTTACTAAAGAATTGAAGACGATTTTTCTTATTCAGCGAGTCAAACAGTCCTGAGAGATACTTTGTAGAGCTTTCCCACTAACCTTGTTGTCTTTGATATAAAGTGCTAACATCTCCTCTCGGCCGTAGCGGTACTCGGCCAACTTGTACTTTGGCATGGCGGGGGAAGGAGGGGGAGACGTCACACTCCCCCCACTGGACAGTGCACGGAGCCTGCATGAGCAAGAGTTCAGGAATCTTTAAGACTATGGAtgcatttttaatctcaatACTTCTTGAATCTCAAACAGACCAAGATATCTCAGTGTTGAATTTGAAAGGTAGGACTTGGATGGAATGTTTGATGCAACTGTAAAGCTGTAACTGTGTATACATTTTTAACAGTATCAAATAAACCAGTAACCAAAAGCTTCTGGTCACGTGTCAGTGTTTCAACAGGAAATGACTGACTGAACCTTTAAAGCCACATCTTTGtagtatttttttctgtctacTGACTGGAGCTGACATTCAATGTAGAAATACCACTTATAAATAACTTGGTGTAAATCCCTCTGTTGGCACAGAATATTGTGTAAGCGTGATAGAATTCCTATTAATCtgaactggagaaaaaaaaatctcatggCATCCATCTTGCAgcagggaaaaaaaattatttactaGATATTCTGTGGTAATAAGTCAACCATCCGCCTACGCAGGTCCCCTGAATACACTTGGCTCAACACAGATGATATATTAGCTTTCCAATCTcaagattttattttaaaaagcgaTTACTAGCAAGGCCTGCTGTTTAACAATGGCTGCATTCATATGCCTCTACAAAACGTGCCATTGAGTCACAGCCCAACATCAAAACCACATGGCACTCTCAGAGGTGTGGAGGTGGGTGTGGGATGTAAGAGGTAAAAGGAAAGCATCATGAAAGGCCAGTTTATGGCATATCAAAAGAGGGTAAAAATAAGTGCAGCATCCACTAATATGAATAATAAGAGAGCTGAGGAAGCATGCCAGTGGGTGAGATAATAACAAATATCTCTGCATGTTTGTATTCACTTCACTTGTATTTACATTAGAACATTCTGCTTCACTCCCCAACAAGCATGGTATCTAAAAGATCTTCCAAACAAAAATCTATACATTCATAATCCTTTGTGAGAGTCTTACAGAGCAAAGGTTGGCCTAATAGCTGTGACATAAATCAAAAATGTGAGGCAGAATGTTTTCACTTTGAATTCTACCACGACTAACATCTTCACCGACTTTACTGCCAACGAAAGCTTAAATGGTCTAAATAATTTGGTAACGCTAACAGGCATTAAAAGACTTGTAAACATGCTGGCCATACAGCTGTGCATGGTGAGCCCATGAACTGGCCACTATATAGCTGTATTAAAAAGGGTGCATGGATTAAAGTGGGCTAGAAGGGCCACTGAGAGGAAAGCAGCTGCAGAtgtgcagagagagaaatattctGCGAGGCTGGCACTGCACCAAGAATGCACACCGCAGTCACAGGCTGTTAGAGATTGAGTGCTAGCAAACTGAAGACTACAAAAATAtgaaactaacaattattttcatcattagTTTATCTGcccattattttcttgattaatgactgttcataaaatgtcagaaaaaagtgaaaaatcacCTTTTGTTAGAGTCCAAGATGATGTCTTCAAATAGCTTTTGTTCAAACAACCAAAAGATATTTTGTTTACTATCATatgagacaaagaaaagcaagaaAATCCTCGCATTTGAAAAGCTGGACCCagcaaatatttggcatttttgcatGAAACATTACTCAATTAACTGgtcatcaaaatagttgctaatTAATCCTCTGTCAAATGGcttattgattaatcaactatcGGTGAGGCCAGCCCTATAAATGTGAAACTGTGGGACGAGTCATGGAGTTGCCCCATTGGCCATTACTCTTTCTAAGCAGCCGCTCATTAAAAATCTACCGCACACCAAGAATGGAATAGTCTGCTTGTCTTTATAGACTTCTGAATTTAACAATTTGCACACTGACCATTCACAGTCCAGCCATATACTGGGTTTCGACTAGGTCTTGTTCCATGAAATCTATGATGGACAATCTTGGTCCCCAGAGGATTGTTCCTAATTTGGTCTGTGACAAGGCATCTTAGGGCCAGATTTCTATCAAATATGCAGTGGATTGCAGTAAATACCAGATTTTAATTAACCTCCTGACCTTTCCTTCCACCATCAGAAATCAAAAATGTCAATTTTTAATAAAGCAAATGCCATTAGATGTAATGGACACATTCAAAAAGGCCGTCCAGACAAAATAACAGAATGCGTAAATTTATGTCAAGATTTCCTTAAAATCACATggggaaaaagtaaaaaaaaaaaaaaaaaatgctcacaATAATATCAATTTGAACATCTACAGTATCATAACTGAGTAAaacatctgctgatgaagaccagGTGATAAGGTCAAACGCTCCTGAACAAGCAagtaaaacacacactgcagtcAAATCCTAACACACATTAAACTAAAAGTCCATCTAATCACCATGAAAGCAATTACATGTATTTTCTTCAGGAGATAGTTCTCCCTGTATACAGTACTACTTTAAAAATGTGGTAAAATAATGTAAAGAAATCAGATCAGTTACCATTCTGGGCCGAAGTTAAGAGTCTCAGCAGTCATATTCCTCACGTCCACACAGAACTGAGTatctgaggaaaagaaaaaagaaaactacttcattttctgcagaaAAAAATTTAACTTGTAAAAAATGAGTACGCAAATGAGTAAATGTGCTCCAAACCTTACCCTGTCCAGATGATCGGAGCAGGCTGGACTGGGCTGGACCAGGCTTGAGCTGGCTGGCTTTAGTTAGGCTTAGGTGACTAGAAGGCTGAGTGGTGCTTAAGCTGTGGTCACAGAGCTccccaaacacacagacacaaagagaatAGCTGCCAGTTTCAGGTGCTTGAGGAATACCAGGTTATCAGGTCCTAACTAAATAaggaaggggggagggggttgaCGATAGTTTGGAGAATGGAAGCTCCTGCTACTCACAGCCGAAAAAGgtttgataaacaaaaaaaaaaaaaaaaaaaaacaaaaagaatctTAGAAATTAACGAtggaacaaaataaaacactcttGCTAGtaataatgttttctttttacagcaGTTATAACTCAcattaaagttaaaaatatgaattgatttATCAAAAAGGTAACGCAGGAACAAAATAACAGCCAAAACACTGAAACAGGCTGCTGGAACAGCTGCCAAGAGCAGACGCGACTCGTactcctcttcttttctctctttccctccgtGCCTTTTTGTCTCGCTCCAACTGAAATGTGGATTGACGGAGACCCTCCAGGTAACTCCTTTATTTCCTGTCCTCCTCCCTTTGCACCACTGAAAAGGAAGCACAGTTTGAAAGAGGGGatcagagaaatacaacaattaaaagaCAGATGAAAAGAATCATGTTAGAAGTGTACACTTAATACTGTAAATTAGCTGTCGCTGAAATCCTTTTTCACCACTTGGTAGTCCGCCTATATTGTGAAAGGAAAGATCGTGTGATTTGATTTTCCGTTGTGTAGCCTTGACACACTATTCTTACAGCATGCCTTGGTCTCACTCAAAGTGTATCAGCCCAATTTGATCAATCCGTTACAGCACACTGAGCTGGCAGAAAAACATTGTGGTATACCTACACTTAACAAATGAAACTAGCAAACTATTTATAGTGTAGTGCTCAATCATGGCCATGTCATGTTTCTGCTGCTCACAGGAGATTTCCCATCCAAAAATCTAGGGAATATATTTTAGTGATGTTGTGAACAAGCTGCTTCTAAAATCATGCAGCTGTTTGGGAACGGTCCCTTAAAATGTCATGGCAACTACACCAATATCCAGGCAACCAAATGTCAACAGTAAATGCTTATATGTGGTTAGTATGTCTCTATGAAATGAACTACattacatttaaacatgttgAACCAACTTCTTTGCCATTATGTTTGATACATGAGTAAGCCacatcactttaagtaaagtTAATAGCGACAGATATACAGCTGGGGCTGTCAGAAGGAAAATTGCCAATCTGGCGGTTAGCATT
This genomic window contains:
- the gigyf1a gene encoding GRB10-interacting GYF protein 1 isoform X2; the protein is MTAETLNFGPEWLRALSSGGSVTSPPPSPAMPKYKLAEYRYGREEMLALYIKDNKVPEDMQDKEFAAILQDEPMQPLALVPLTEEEQRNFSMSVNSVAVLRLMGKGVGGAAPAGVVRGRGATRGGRGRGRGEGGFYQRSIEEAEVGFGRSVREIHRSQSWDDRGERRFEKPLRREVGRPGFEETVGPVVPGRKEYTRADSDNWRILREEQEEEEGVEPGTNWRLAGARRDVSSLMAVNSLSDGGPRSAGWREHTGPGESRRRKFDFDFRDSEGHGGGRRRAGSEGQEDDRDGLPEWCTDEEDGEMGTFDSSGAFMTMKGGKETILEDEFEFKGIEEEEEEENFADIERNSAEGDKDNESKECGSAVGEGETKPASPSSSPPALQNCTPPTLEPRSSNAGPAVDNSQLNNSHPVKASSMPSEDMAPIGGSKAQLSPSAPTSSSLPPPPPSSVAPLHPPPGGDAEDDEGMKHLQQEAERMVASLQDTSLEEECFTQALQQQESRNTAAALPLSHEAAMKWFYKDPQGEIQGPFTTVEMCEWFQAGYFTMTLLVKRGCDEGFQPLGDVIKMWGRVPFAPGPSPPPLLVRQPPTTQRPQPTRGPAGTVSQSSANVEDGEGRMQRRGKIDRQVTGNLDQDRLKKQQELAAAALYQQLQQQQLFQLINRCSEQGMMPSMNRSMSVPDTGSMWDMHTSASQPSGGEASLWDITMNPSTQGPTLEQLQKLQQERRDAELRAKREEEEQRKRREEKRRQQEEQKRRDEEELFRRKQCRQQQELIMKLLQQAPQQQGPGASGSGWSGAPSSGLSKSGKPPALALLEMQQEAERLLKQQQQQRQQQRDRHSGMSMGSSSMGGQWVDGVGMWGGPGGMEGKGGSGSSSGSMGMWDEAVKNQTGLRGNSNNNMGLKNSRSSPSLSDQYMMRRKRTEEEEKLLKLLQGMKPQDGFTTWCEQMLHALNTSANNSSSSLDVATIVAYLKEVESPYAVLDFIRSYLGDTVEAKEFAKQFLERRAKQKANQQRQQQQQLSKEVAGLNMNFPLQDSMRGMNPSTLQSMFQANHMGKAGLYDNQGGKMKKKQPMMLHSDPSILGYSFHNTGECLSLNEMEMEDY
- the gigyf1a gene encoding GRB10-interacting GYF protein 1 isoform X3, which codes for MTAETLNFGPEWLRALSSGGSVTSPPPSPAMPKYKLAEYRYGREEMLALYIKDNKVPEDMQDKEFAAILQDEPMQPLALVPLTEEEQRNFSMSVNSVAVLRLMGKGVGGAAPAGVVRGRGATRGGRGRGRGEGGFYQRSIEEAEVGFGRSVREIHRSQSWDDRGERRFEKPLRREVGRPGFEETVGPVVPGRKEYTRADSDNWRILREEQEEEEGVEPGTNWRLAGARRDDGGPRSAGWREHTGPGESRRRKFDFDFRDSEGHGGGRRRAGSEGQEDDRDGLPEWCTDEEDGEMGTFDSSGAFMTMKKGGKETILEDEFEFKGIEEEEEEENFADIERNSAEGDKDNESKECGSAVGEGETKPASPSSSPPALQNCTPPTLEPRSSNAGPAVDNSQLNNSHPVKASSMPSEDMAPIGGSKAQLSPSAPTSSSLPPPPPSSVAPLHPPPGGDAEDDEGMKHLQQEAERMVASLQDTSLEEECFTQALQQQESRNTAAALPLSHEAAMKWFYKDPQGEIQGPFTTVEMCEWFQAGYFTMTLLVKRGCDEGFQPLGDVIKMWGRVPFAPGPSPPPLLVRQPPTTQRPQPTRGPAGTVSQSSANVEDGEGRMQRRGKIDRQVTGNLDQDRLKKQQELAAAALYQQLQQQQLFQLINRCSEQGMMPSMNRSMSVPDTGSMWDMHTSASQPSGGEASLWDITMNPSTQGPTLEQLQKLQQERRDAELRAKREEEEQRKRREEKRRQQEEQKRRDEEELFRRKQCRQQQELIMKLLQQAPQQQGPGASGSGWSGAPSSGLSKSGKPPALALLEMQQEAERLLKQQQQQRQQQRDRHSGMSMGSSSMGGQWVDGVGMWGGPGGMEGKGGSGSSSGSMGMWDEAVKNQTGLRGNSNNNMGLKNSRSSPSLSDQYMMRRKRTEEEEKLLKLLQGMKPQDGFTTWCEQMLHALNTSANNSSSSLDVATIVAYLKEVESPYAVLDFIRSYLGDTVEAKEFAKQFLERRAKQKANQQRQQQQQLSKEVAGLNMNFPLQDSMRGMNPSTLQSMFQANHMGKAGLYDNQGGKMKKKQPMMLHSDPSILGYSFHNTGECLSLNEMEMEDY